The DNA segment TTTACACCCTTCGCAACAAAATCTTTTGTCTCCGTCGACGGTTTTAAGTTCAAAACCCGTCACTTCAACCGGCAATCCGCAAAGGTCGCAATCTTTTTTGATTTCATCCGCCATGACACAAACCCGTTTTTGTTCGGCAAATACCGCCATTCCGTAGTGGAATTATACCTGAACCTGACAACCGGCTTGACGAAAACCAACGGCGTGATGCGAGTGACGGCAACTTGGACATAGGTTCCCGAAAGGAAAATTTTGAAGTTTGAGGCGCTGACCCGCCGGTTTAAGGCAGGGGCGCAGGAACCACTATCGGCGACCCCGTGCCGCTTGGCTGGAAGCCTTCATCAACGCAATTCTCAGGGCTCCGGTCAGGCTCGCACTCAAGCCAAGCCGCATCGCCAAAGCCGGCACTAAAATCATCGAAGCCACCGCCAAACCGGCACCCAAAACCAATCCGGCGGTATTCAGTTGCTGAGCAACCACTTCTTGATTCACAACTACCAATTCTTGAGCCATCTGTTTACCTCGCGCAGAAAAAATTAATGCAACGCCGATAAACAGCACAAAAAATGCCACAAATATAACTCATTGATAATGCCGGAAAAAATCCGCTTGAAGCGCGATTTATCGGCAAAAACAAGGCATATGCCTTATTTCTAATGCGTTTTATAACACAGTTTTTTAACTATTGAACTCCCACCCAGCCTTCTCTTATGCCATCCGCAACGGCCCGCCTTGCCTAACAGACTACTGTTGATCCAGACCGAATGCGGTATGCAATGCGCGAACAGCCAACTCCAGGTATTTTTCATCGACCACTACCGAAATTTTAATTTCGGATGTCGAAATCATTTGAATATTGATGCCTTCGTCGGCCAACACCCTGAACATCGAGCTGGCAATACCGGCGTGCGAGCGCATGCCGACGCCGACGATAGACACCTTGACGATGGTATTGTCGCCAATCACCGTCGTACTGCCGCCCAAGTCAGCTTTTAAACCTTCCAACACATTCTTGGCACGGGCAAAGTCATTACGATTCACGGTGAAGGTGAAATCAGTGGTGCCATGAGCGGAAATGTTCTGCACGATCATGTCCACTTCGATGTTTTCGGCAGCGATCGGCCCCAAAATCTTCGACGCCACCCCCGGCAAATCAGGCACACCGGTCAAGGTCAGTTTGGCCTCGTCCCGATTGAACGCGATGCCCGAAATTAACGCTTTTTCCATTTCTGATTCCTCGTAGGTAATTAGGGTGCCGTTACCTTCCATAAACGAAGATAACACGCGCAATTTGACGTTGTATTTGCCGGCGAACTCGACCGAGCGGATCTGCAGGACTTTCGAACCCAAGCTGGCCATTTCCAGCATTTCCTCGAAGGTAATCTGCTCCAAGCGCCGCGCTTTGGGTACTACGCGCGGATCGGTGGTGTAGACGCCATCGACATCGGTGTAGATATGGCATTCGTCGGCTTTAAGCGCCGCCGCCAGCGCCACGCCGGTGGTATCCGAACCGCCGCGACCTAAAGTGGTGATGTTGCCGTGCTCGTCGACCCCCTGAAAACCGGCCACAACCACGACTCGACCAGCCTCCAGGTCGGCGCGGATGTTGGCTTCGTCGATTTCGCGGATGCGGGCTTTGGTAAAGGCGCTATCGGTCAGAATCCGCACCTGCGGACCGGTATAGGACTTGGCTTCCACGCCGATGTGGTGCAACGCCATCGACAGCAGCGCGATGGTCACCTGTTCGCCGGTCGACAGCAGCACGTCCAACTCGCGGTCGGTCGGTTGCTGCTGCATTTGTTTGGCCAATGCCACCAAGCGGTTGGTTTCGCCGCTCATCGCCGAGACGACGACCACGATTTGATCGCCCTTGTCGTGGGCTATTTTCACTTTTTCGGCCACCGCCTTGATCCGCTCCACCGAGCCGACCGAAGTGCCGCCGAATTTATAAACGTACAATGCCATTCTTTATTGACCTTATTGGCTTTCTTACACTGAAATTGGTGGCGGACGCTCTGGCCCGCCGTCGCGATTAACCCAGCTTGGCTTTAACCCACTCCGGCACCGCCGCCAAAGCCGCCGCCAAAGCCGCCGGATCGTTACCGCCCGCTTGCGCCATATCCGGCCGGCCGCCGCCTTTGCCGCCGACCTGAGTCGCGACGAAATTGACCAAATCGCCAGCCTTGACCTTGTCCATCGCGTCTTTCGAGACGCTGGCGATCAGGCTGACCTTGTCGCCGCTGACCGTCGCCAACACCAGCGCGGCGCTACCGAGCTTGTTTTTGAGTTGGTCGGCCAAGTCGCGCAAGGCTTTGGGATCGACGTCGTCGAGCTGGACGGCCAATACTTTTACGCCGTTGACCTCGACCGCCTGGCTGGTCATCTCATCGCCGGCCGAGCTGGCCAGTTTGCCCTTGAGTTTTTCCAGTTCCTTTTCCAGATGGCGGGTTTTCTCCAGCAATTGCTGTACCTTGTCGGCGGTTTTGTCCGGCGCGGCTTTCAACAAGCCGGCGATACTCAACAAGGCCTGTTCGCGCTGGGCAATCCATTCCAACGCACCCTCGCCGGTAACCGCTTCGACGCGGCGCACACCAGCGGCGACGCCGGTTTCAGTGACGATTTTCAGCAAGCCGATATCGCCGGTGCGCTGCACGTGGGTGCCGCCGCACAGCTCGGTGGAAAAATCGCCCATCGTCAGAACCCGCACTTCGTCGCCGTATTTTTCGCCGAATAAGGCCATCGCACCGGCTTTGACCGCGTCATCCTTGGCCATGATTTGGGCGCAGACCGCGTTATTCGCGCGAATTTGTTCGTTGACCAGACGCTCGACCGCAGCAATTTGCTCGGCGGTCATCGGCTCGAAATGCGAGAAGTCGAAACGTAAACGCTCATTGTTGACCTGCGAACCTTTTTGCTGCACGTGCTCGCCCAACACGTTGCGCAATGCAGCGTGCAACAAGTGGGTCGCCGAGTGGTTGCGCTCGGTGGCTTTACGGACCTCGGCATTGACGCTGACTTCGCAAGCCATGCCTTCGGCAATCACGCCTTTGACGACTTTGCCCTTGTGCAAAAACAACTGACCGCCCTGCTTTTGGGTGTCGGTGACTTCGAACGTGCCACCGGTGCATTCGATCAAGCCGCTGTCGCCAACCTGACCGCCGGATTCGGCATAGAACGGGGTTTGGTCCAGAATCACCACGCCTTCGTCGCCGGCTTCCAAGCTCTCGACCGGTTGGCCTTTTTTGAACAGGCCGATTACTTGCACCGAGCCGTGCAGGTGCGAGTAACCGGTGAATTCGGTGACGCTGTCGTGGCGAATGTCCTGATCGTAATCGGCCGCGAACTGGCCGCCGGCTCTGGCGCGGTCGCGTTGGGCGCTCATTTCGACTTCGAAACCGGCGTGATCGACGCTGAGGTTGTGTTCGCGTGCGAAATCGGCGGTCAAATCGACCGGGAAACCGTAGGTGTCGTACAACAGAAACACCACGTCGCCGGGGATGACGTGGCCATCCAGTTTGGCAACGCAGTTTTCCAGAATTTTCATGCCCTGGCCCAAGGTTTCGGCGAAGCGCTCTTCTTCTTTTTTCAGCACCCGTTCGACTTGTTCCTGTGCCTTGACCAATTCGGGGTAGGCTTCACCCATTTCGGCAGCCAGCGGCGCAACCAATTTGTAGAAAAAGGTGTCTTGAATGCCCAGGCGGTAGCCGTGACGAATCGCTCGACGCACAATGCGGCGCAACACATAGCCGCGGCCTTCGTTGGACGGCAGCACGCCGTCGGCGACCAGGAATGCGCAGGAGCGAATGTGGTCGGCAATGACGCGCAAAGAGCTGTTGCTCAAATCGCTGGTGCCGGCCAGTGCGGCGGCGGTCTTGACCAGGTTTTGAAAAATGTCGATCTCGTAGTTGCTGTGCACGCCCTGCATGACGGCGGCGATTCGCTCCAGACCCATACCGGTATCGACCGACGGCGCAGGTAGCGGCGTCAGGTTGCCGTCCTTGTCGCGCTCGTATTGCATGAACACCAAGTTCCAGATCTCGATATAACGATCGCCATCGTCGTCAGGACTGCCCGGCGGGCCACCGGCCACATGCTCACCGTGGTCGTAGAAAATCTCGGTGCAAGGGCCGCACGGACCGACATCGCCCATCGACCAGAAATTGTCCTTGGCGCCGATGCGCGAGAAGCGGGTCGGATCGATTTTGACCTCTTCCAGCCAGATCGCCTCGGCTTCCGAATCCTCGTCGAACACCGTCACCCAGAGTTTGGACGGCGGAATGCCCATTTCTTTGGTCAGAAAGTCCCAGGCGAAATTGATCGCGTCGCGCTTGAAATAATCGCCGAAGCTGAAGTTGCCCAGCATCTCGAAGAAGGTATGGTGGCGGGCAGTGTAACCGACGTTCTCCAAATCGTTATGCTTGCCGCCGGCCCGCACGCAACGCTGGCTGGTCGCGGCGCGGTTAAAATCGACTTTCTCCCGGCCCAAAAATACGTCCTTGAACTGCACCATGCCGGCATTGGTGAACAACAAGGTCGGATCGTTGCCCGGTACCAAACTGCTGGACGGACGCACGGCGTGGCCGCGCTGGCGGAAAAACTCCAAAAAGGCGGCGCGAATTTCGGCGCTGGTCATATGTTTCATGGGTTTACTTCAGTTGTTTTCTAATCCATAACAAACTCGGCCTTGGCCACGCCAGAGCCACCAAACCGGATACAGCGCTGAACCGAAAGGATCAGCCCGACCGAGATAACTTGATTTTTAATGCGGCAAACACCTGCTTGATCGTCTCGCCGCTAAAGCCGCGCTGCTGCAAAAACCGGTTGCGCTTGGCCCATTCGTTTGGCGGCAAGGCCTTTTCGTCGCCGTATTTACCCGCATAGACGTCTAGGGCCAAATTCAGCCAGCCGCCCTGCTCTTCGGCTTGCGCGTCCAAATCGACGCCGCTGATGCCGCGCTGCTGCAATTCGTAGGCGATGCGGACCGGGCCGTAGCCTTTGCCGATGCGGTCGCGGACGTAACATTCGGCGTAGCGGTCGTCGTTTTGCCAATTCTGCTCGGTCAGCGCATCGATAACCGGATTAACTTCGTCGCGCTCGAAGCCGCGCAAGGCCAACTTATCCAGCAACTCGCGGCGGCTGTGTTCGCGCCGCGCCAACAATCTCAGACAAATCTCTTCGATTTGCCGGCCACGCTCATTCGCCGTCGTTGAACTCGGGGTCTTCGTCTTCATGAGCCGGAGCGGTCGTCACTCTGCTGGCAAAGGCTTTCTCGCGAATGGCTTTTTCCAGCTCAGCGGCGATTTCCGGGTGCTCGCGCAAATACTGCTTGGCGTTATCCTTGCCTTGGCCGATTTTGTCGTTGTTGTAGCTGTACCAGGAACCTGACTTTTGCACGAAACCGAATTCGACGCCCAAGTCGACCAATTCGCCGAGGAATGACACGCCCTCGCCGTACAGAATTTCGAAGTCGGCCTGCTTGAACGGCGGTGCGACTTTGTTCTTGACGATCTTGACCCGGGTTTCGTTGCCGATCACCTCGTCGCCTTTCTTGATCGCGCCGATGCGGCGAATGTCCATCCTGACCGAGGCATAGAATTTCAACGCGTTACCGCCGGTGGTGGTTTCCGGATTGCCGAACATCACGCCGATTTTCATCCGCAACTGGTTGATGAAAATCACCAGCGTGTTGGAGCGTTTGATGTTGGCGGTCAATTTACGCAAGGCTTGCGACATCAAGCGCGCCTGCAAGCCCATGTGCGAGTCGCCCATGTCGCCTTCGATTTCGGCTTTCGGTGTCAGCGCCGCCACCGAGTCGATGACGACAATGTCGACCGCGCCGGAACGGACCAGCATGTCAGTGATTTCCAGGGCCTGTTCGCCGGTATCCGGTTGCGACACCAGCAGGTCGTCGATATTGACGCCGATCTTTTGCGCATACACCGGGTCCAGCGCGTGCTCGGCGTCAACGAAGGCCGCGGTGCCGCCCAATTTCTGCATCTGGGCGATGGTTTGCAGCGTCAACGTGGTTTTACCGGACGATTCGGGACCGTATATCTCGATGATTCGGCCGCGCGGCAAACCGCCGCAACCCAGCGCGATGTCGACGGACAAGGAGCCGGTGGACACCACTTCGATGTCGCGGGTCGCGGCGACGTCGCCCATGCGCATGACCGAGCCCTTGCCGAATTGTTTTTCGATTTGCATCAACGCGGCGCCGAGAGCCTTTTTCTTGTTTTCGTCCATATCCTACCTACTGTTGTCTGCCCGGTGAAAACGCGGCATTATCCCATAGAGGCCGGCCGTGAAACAGTTTTTATCGGCCGGATTGCCGGAAAAAACCGGCCGCCGCGCGCGGGTTGAACGGGAAATACAGGTGCAGATAAGACGCCTGCAAAGCACCGTCGCGAAAAAACCCTTCGCCATGGCCGAAACTGCGTAGCGGCTGCGAAATCTGCAGCGGCTGCAGTTCGGTTTCCAGGGTCGAAAAATGAAAACTGTGACCACGGATCTCGCCTTCCGCCAAGGTCAGACTGTGCATGCCCAGGTTTGCCAGCCGACTCTGCATCGTCGCCCGGCCGGGCAACAAACCGGCCATCTCGGCGGCTTGGCCTTGCTTGTCGGCCAGACTTTCCAGCAAATACAGAAAGCCGCCGCATTCGGCGTAAATCGGTTTGCCCAGACCATGGTGCTCGCGCAAAGCCTGCTTCATCGGCAGATTCCCGGCCAGCGCCGACAAGTGCAGCTCCGGATAGCCGCCCGGCAAATACAGACTATCGACCTCCGGCAGCGCCGAGTCGGCCAACGGCGAGAAGAACGCCAACTCGGCGCCCATCGCCAACAGACAATCCAGATTGGCTTGATAAATAAACGAAAACGCCGCATCCCGCGCCACGCCAATCCGCAACCCGGCCAGCAGTTGCGGCAGCGGCTCGCAGCGGACCGGCTCGAATCTTACCGGTTGCGGCAACCGGCACGGACCGAAGCCGTTCAGCAATTCGGCGGCTCGCGCCAAGCGGGCGGAAAGATCGCCGATTTCGTCGGCTTGCAGCAAGCCCAGATGGCGCGAAGGCAGTCCGATGGCATCGTCGCGGGCGACCGCGGCCAGCATCGGCATGTCCGGAGGCAAGGCTTCCTGCAACAGCTTGGCATGGCCGGCACTGCCGACTTTGTTGGCGATGACGCCGGCAAACGGCAATTCCGGCCGGTAGCTGGCCAACCCATGGGCGACCGCGGCGAAGGTTTGCGCCATGCCTTGCGCGTCGATCACCGCCGCCACCGGCACGCTCAGCGCCTGGGCCAAATCGGCGCTGCTGCTGTCGCCATCGAACAAGCCCATCACGCCCTCGATCAAGATCAAATCGGCTGCCCCGGCGGCACGGTAGAGCAACTCGCGGCAATGGCTCTCGCCCATCATCCACAAATCCAGTTGGTAAACCGGATGACCGGAGGCGAACGCCAATATCTGCGGATCGATGAAATCGGGGCCGGTTTTGCACACCCGCACCCGCAGACCCTGGCTGCGGAAATGGTAAGCCAGTGCGGCGGCGATGGTGGTTTTGCCTTGGCCCGAAGCCGGCGCAGCGATCAGCATTGCCGGGCAGGCCAAGGAGTTTTGCAAGGATGTCATGATGAAAACGAGAGTAGCCGACCGGCGGATTGCCGCCGGCCGGGAGCTTAAAAGCGCGGGATCAGGAAGCCGCCAGCATATTGTCCAGTGCCTGCTTGGCCAGTGCGGCCTGCTCGGCAGCTACCGCGACTTGGTTGACGACATGGCCGGCGGCCAGATTTTCCAAGACCCAGCATAAATGCTGCGGATCGGTGCGGAACATGGTCGAGCACATGCTCAAGGTCGGCGCCATGAAATGCACGCTTTTGCCTTGGGCCTTGCACTCCTGGGCCAGACGGTTGACCAGATTCAGCTCGGTGGCCACCAGCCAGCGGGTATTCGCTTCGGCTTCGCGGACAATCTTCAGGATCATCTCGGTGGAACCAATGTGATCCGATTTTTCGCAGACTTCGAAACAAGCCTCCGGATGGGAAATGACGATGGTTTCCGGATGTTTAGCCTTGAAATTGTCGATCTGTTCCGGCTGAAATGCCTGATGCACCGAGCAATGGCCTTTCCAGAGGATAATCTTGGCGTCGCGGATTTGCTGCTCGGTCAAACCGCCTTGCGCTTTGTTGAAATCCCAGGTCACCATCTGTGCCAACGGGATACCCATCCGAAAACCGGTATTGCGGCCCAAATGCTGGTCCGGGAAGAACAACACTTTCTCGCGGCGGGCAAAACTCCAGTTCAGGATTTTCTGAGCGTTGGACGAGGTACAGACGATACCGCCGTGTTGGCCGCAAAACGCTTTCAAATCGGCGGCGGAGTTAATATAGGTCACCGGCGTGACCGTGTTTTCGACGTCGATGATGTTGGCCAATTCGTCCCAGCATTGCTGGACTTTGACTTTGTTGGCCATATCGGCCATCGAGCAACCGGCAGCCATGTCCGGCAGAATTGCGATTTGTTCCGGCCGCGACAGAATGTCGGCGACCTCGGCCATGAAATGCACGCCGCAAAATACGATGTATTCGGCCTCGGATTGGGCGGCTTCGCGCGACAGTTTCAAAGAATCGCCGTAAATATCGGCGTGCTTGAACACCTCGTCGCGCTGGTAATGGTGGCCCAGAATAATGCAGCGTTTGCCGAGCTTGGCTTTGGCGGCGGCTATCCGCGCATCACACTCGGCGTCGTCCAGTAAGGCATAATCGTGGATGGGTAAAGCAGCGGCTGTCATGTAATCGTTACCTGGCAATGAAAGACGCGCCATTGTAGCGCCAAGCCGCTGTTTTCGATACCGCTTAGCCGGTCTGCAAAGCGAAGCGCAATAAAGTCCAGGCGATCCAGCCGAATCCCAGGGTCGTTGCGATAAAACTAAGCAGCGAATAAATCCGCCACACCGGCTTTGCCCAGAAATCGGGATCGAAGGCCGCAACCACAAATACGCCGGGATTTGTCATGCCGCCGATCACGACCAGCCAACATGCCGCCACCGGTAACTGCACTTTGGTTGCGTAAAAACCGAGACAGAACAGCGCCATCAACGCAAAATCGACGTGAGCGCGAATCATGGTTTTGTAATCCTTCAGGAACACGCCGTCGATGCCGGGAACCGGGAACCATTTGGCAAAAGTCATCAGCCAAGCCGACATTAAAATTGCGGCAATCATTAGTACCGCACCGACCAGTAATATTTCCATATTGTTATTTTTTGTCTGAATCAAAGGCCGCCCAGCGGGGTCTCAATGCAAAGCCTGTTGCAACAGGTTCATGGCGCCGGCTCCGCCCTGGTTTTGCACATACTGTAATACGACGGGCAAAAACTGGCTGACCATGGAAGGGTTCATGCCCAAGGACTGAAACGAGCCGGCCAAAGCCGCCAAACTGCCCAAGGCATTGTTTTGACCACCCAACAGACTACCGGCAGCACCCAATAAACTGCTATTGCTGCCGGCTGGCGGCAGTTGCGGCGCCGACGACAGGTAGCCGTCCATGCCGGGAACGCTACCGCTCAACTGAGAAAAATCACCGGGATTCATGCGTTGTTGCGCTACCGAAAAGATCGAGCCGACACCACCCAAAGCCTGCTGCGGACTGATGCCCAATTTTCCGACCAGCAAATTGATCAAACTCGCTTCGTTGCCTGTACCGGTAACGGCAGAGCCCAGTGCGCCGACCGCAGCCGGCGCTTGTTGCGCAACCGCATTTTGCGCCCCATCCAAGCCGAAAATCTGACCGGCCTCCTGTGCCGGCACACTCGCGCTTAAGCAGCACAGCGCGATCGTCGTGACATACCCGTGTAAGTTTTTCATAGTAGAGATACCCTGTTTTGCCTCAGTTTGCGAATAGACGTCCCGATCCGGCGTACTCAGCCGCTACCCAACGTGCCGGTTGGAACTTTAAATCGAAACCTTAGCCCCTGGCAACAGACAGCGTTCTGGGGTACTAAACTTGTCCGGCGATAGGCGCCACCGTATCGGCCAGGCAGTACCTGTCCAAACCGCATGCGCGATGGCCTCCGAACGGATTCCCGGCAACCGGTACTTAAGCTTACACTTAATAAGTATAATCGCCGGCTTAGCCTAACCATCGATCGGGTAACGATATGCAGAATATTCAAAAAACACTGGAAGACTACTACCTCCGCTTGCAAGCCCACCCCAAATACCTGCAGGTCATGACTTTGCCGACCTTGCAACGTTGGGGGGTATTGGTCGGCCTGTTCCTGGCATCGCAAATTCTGGTATTCGGCAGCCTCTACCTCATTTTCGGCAAAATCGTCGTGATCGGCTTTCTCGCCAGCGTACTGGCCGGCTGCGCCACCGGCGTCGGCGCCCTGCCGGCCCTGTTTTTTAAAGACATTTCCGACCGCTTATTCAATGGTCTGCTCGGTGCCGCCGCCGGCGTCATGTTGGCCGCGACCGCATTTTCGCTGCTGGTGCCCGGCATGGAATACGGCGAACAAGTCTGGCCCGGCAAAGGTTTGTGGGTCGTCTCGGCCGGTATGCTGATTGGCGCCCTGTTCTTGCATTTCGCCGACAGCCGCCTGCCGCATCTGCATTTCGATTCGGTCAGCGACCATTCCTTGGATTCGCTTCAAAAAATCTCGCTATTCATCATCGCCATCACCATCCATAACTTCCCGGAAGGCATGTCGGTCGGGGTCAGCTTTGGTTCCGGCGATTTGAACAACGGCTTGGTGCTGTCCATCGCGATCGCCTTGCAAAACCTGCCGGAAGGTTTGGCGGTGGCTCTGCCGCTGGTGGGCCTGGGCTACGATAAATGGAAAGCGGTCGGAATTGCCACCTTGACCGGCCTGGTCGAGCCGGTCGGCGGTTTGCTGGGAATCACGATGGTCACACTGTTTTCGTCGATCCTGCCGATCGCCATGGGTTTCGCTGCCGGCGCCATGCTGTTCGTGATCAGCGAAGAAATCATCCCGGAAACCCACGCCAAAGGCCGCTCGCGCATCGCCACCTTCTCGCTGATGTTCGGTTTCATCGTAATGATGGTATTGGACAGGCTGCTGGTCTAGCCGACACTTTCGACCCAATCGCCCGCCTTACAGATCAAAACCGGCGGGCCTACTTTTATCTTTCTCGAAAACACCGGATCCATGGACTATATCTCCCAGCTACTTGGTCAACTTCAAGCCATCAGCCCAGCCGAACTTCTGACCACCGGCGGCACCAGCTTTGCACTGATCGCCGCCGCCGAAATCGGCGATAAAAGCCAACTGGTTTGCATGACGCTGGCGTCGCGCCACCGGCCGGCACCGGTACTGTGGGGCGCGATCGCGGCATTCATGCTGTTGAATACGTTGGCCGTGGTATTCGGCACAGCGATCGCGAACTGGCTGCCGGACTATGCCGTCGCGGCCAGTGTCGCATTGTTATTCGCGGTGTTCGGCATTCACGCCCTGTTCAATAGCGACGATGACGCAGACGGACAGGATGTTGCCGAAAAAAGCGGTCACGGCATTTTCTTCACCACCTTCTTGCTGATCACGGTCGCCGAATTCGGCGACAAGACGCAATTGGCCGTGGTCGCCTTCAGCAGTACCGCACAACCCGCTGCTGTTTGGTTAGGCTCCACCCTCGCGCTGGGTTTTACATCCGCGCTCGGCGTTTTGGCCGGCCGTACCGTGCTGCAACGTATCCCGCTTAGCCTGTTGCATAAAGTCAGCGGCCTGCTTTTTCTGGGCTTGGCCGCCGCCGCCGGCTACAAAACCTATCTTAGCCTGGCTGCAGCCGGACTGATTCCAACCCTCTGAAACGGTTTGTCGAGTATGTCCGCCTCAACGGCTTTGGTATTACGCAGCGCTGATTACCACGCCTTCGGGTTTTAAGCTCAACGAATAATCGCCATTCAGCAGGCCCTGCAATTCGCGGCCGGCCATGTTGTAGCGCCAGCCTTGCAGCAGCAGGCAATCCTCATCGCCGAACAGCAATTGCTCCAAATCCTTGCGGCTTGCCAGTATCACCGGATTCAGCGAATTTTCCTCGGCCCGAATCCTGACCACCGCGCTCAACACATCCAGAATCGCCTCGTGTTGCTGATTCTTTTTAAAGGCGTGGTCTTTATCGGCAATCGGCTTCGGCGGCCGTTGCCTGGCCTCCTCGATCAGGCTGCACAGGGTCTTGCCGTAACGGTTTACCGTGCGTTCGTTGATGTTGCGGATCTTCCCGAGCTCGGCGAGCGTTACCGGCTGCAATTTGGCCAGCTCCAGCAGCAAATCGTCCTGCATCAACCAGTTGCGCGGTTTGTTTTCCTGTTGCGCGCTGCGTTCGCGCCATTCGCTCAGGCTTTGCATGATCGACAACTGCTTGCCGGTCAATTTGTTCTTACCGCGGATTTTGAGCCAGGCGTTCTCCGGCGACAGTTGGTAGAGCTCGGGATTGTTCAACAAGGCAAAATCGCTCTCCAGCCAATTCAATCGTCCCAATTTGGCCAATTGTTCGCACATCAT comes from the Methylomonas sp. EFPC3 genome and includes:
- a CDS encoding heavy metal translocating P-type ATPase metal-binding domain-containing protein, with product MAVFAEQKRVCVMADEIKKDCDLCGLPVEVTGFELKTVDGDKRFCCEGCKGIYQMLHEAQVLADQDDARQPNS
- a CDS encoding DUF2780 domain-containing protein, giving the protein MKNLHGYVTTIALCCLSASVPAQEAGQIFGLDGAQNAVAQQAPAAVGALGSAVTGTGNEASLINLLVGKLGISPQQALGGVGSIFSVAQQRMNPGDFSQLSGSVPGMDGYLSSAPQLPPAGSNSSLLGAAGSLLGGQNNALGSLAALAGSFQSLGMNPSMVSQFLPVVLQYVQNQGGAGAMNLLQQALH
- a CDS encoding cobyrinate a,c-diamide synthase — encoded protein: MTSLQNSLACPAMLIAAPASGQGKTTIAAALAYHFRSQGLRVRVCKTGPDFIDPQILAFASGHPVYQLDLWMMGESHCRELLYRAAGAADLILIEGVMGLFDGDSSSADLAQALSVPVAAVIDAQGMAQTFAAVAHGLASYRPELPFAGVIANKVGSAGHAKLLQEALPPDMPMLAAVARDDAIGLPSRHLGLLQADEIGDLSARLARAAELLNGFGPCRLPQPVRFEPVRCEPLPQLLAGLRIGVARDAAFSFIYQANLDCLLAMGAELAFFSPLADSALPEVDSLYLPGGYPELHLSALAGNLPMKQALREHHGLGKPIYAECGGFLYLLESLADKQGQAAEMAGLLPGRATMQSRLANLGMHSLTLAEGEIRGHSFHFSTLETELQPLQISQPLRSFGHGEGFFRDGALQASYLHLYFPFNPRAAAGFFRQSGR
- the recA gene encoding recombinase RecA, which encodes MDENKKKALGAALMQIEKQFGKGSVMRMGDVAATRDIEVVSTGSLSVDIALGCGGLPRGRIIEIYGPESSGKTTLTLQTIAQMQKLGGTAAFVDAEHALDPVYAQKIGVNIDDLLVSQPDTGEQALEITDMLVRSGAVDIVVIDSVAALTPKAEIEGDMGDSHMGLQARLMSQALRKLTANIKRSNTLVIFINQLRMKIGVMFGNPETTTGGNALKFYASVRMDIRRIGAIKKGDEVIGNETRVKIVKNKVAPPFKQADFEILYGEGVSFLGELVDLGVEFGFVQKSGSWYSYNNDKIGQGKDNAKQYLREHPEIAAELEKAIREKAFASRVTTAPAHEDEDPEFNDGE
- the alaS gene encoding alanine--tRNA ligase, translated to MKHMTSAEIRAAFLEFFRQRGHAVRPSSSLVPGNDPTLLFTNAGMVQFKDVFLGREKVDFNRAATSQRCVRAGGKHNDLENVGYTARHHTFFEMLGNFSFGDYFKRDAINFAWDFLTKEMGIPPSKLWVTVFDEDSEAEAIWLEEVKIDPTRFSRIGAKDNFWSMGDVGPCGPCTEIFYDHGEHVAGGPPGSPDDDGDRYIEIWNLVFMQYERDKDGNLTPLPAPSVDTGMGLERIAAVMQGVHSNYEIDIFQNLVKTAAALAGTSDLSNSSLRVIADHIRSCAFLVADGVLPSNEGRGYVLRRIVRRAIRHGYRLGIQDTFFYKLVAPLAAEMGEAYPELVKAQEQVERVLKKEEERFAETLGQGMKILENCVAKLDGHVIPGDVVFLLYDTYGFPVDLTADFAREHNLSVDHAGFEVEMSAQRDRARAGGQFAADYDQDIRHDSVTEFTGYSHLHGSVQVIGLFKKGQPVESLEAGDEGVVILDQTPFYAESGGQVGDSGLIECTGGTFEVTDTQKQGGQLFLHKGKVVKGVIAEGMACEVSVNAEVRKATERNHSATHLLHAALRNVLGEHVQQKGSQVNNERLRFDFSHFEPMTAEQIAAVERLVNEQIRANNAVCAQIMAKDDAVKAGAMALFGEKYGDEVRVLTMGDFSTELCGGTHVQRTGDIGLLKIVTETGVAAGVRRVEAVTGEGALEWIAQREQALLSIAGLLKAAPDKTADKVQQLLEKTRHLEKELEKLKGKLASSAGDEMTSQAVEVNGVKVLAVQLDDVDPKALRDLADQLKNKLGSAALVLATVSGDKVSLIASVSKDAMDKVKAGDLVNFVATQVGGKGGGRPDMAQAGGNDPAALAAALAAVPEWVKAKLG
- a CDS encoding aspartate kinase, whose translation is MALYVYKFGGTSVGSVERIKAVAEKVKIAHDKGDQIVVVVSAMSGETNRLVALAKQMQQQPTDRELDVLLSTGEQVTIALLSMALHHIGVEAKSYTGPQVRILTDSAFTKARIREIDEANIRADLEAGRVVVVAGFQGVDEHGNITTLGRGGSDTTGVALAAALKADECHIYTDVDGVYTTDPRVVPKARRLEQITFEEMLEMASLGSKVLQIRSVEFAGKYNVKLRVLSSFMEGNGTLITYEESEMEKALISGIAFNRDEAKLTLTGVPDLPGVASKILGPIAAENIEVDMIVQNISAHGTTDFTFTVNRNDFARAKNVLEGLKADLGGSTTVIGDNTIVKVSIVGVGMRSHAGIASSMFRVLADEGINIQMISTSEIKISVVVDEKYLELAVRALHTAFGLDQQ
- a CDS encoding regulatory protein RecX encodes the protein MKTKTPSSTTANERGRQIEEICLRLLARREHSRRELLDKLALRGFERDEVNPVIDALTEQNWQNDDRYAECYVRDRIGKGYGPVRIAYELQQRGISGVDLDAQAEEQGGWLNLALDVYAGKYGDEKALPPNEWAKRNRFLQQRGFSGETIKQVFAALKIKLSRSG
- the nadA gene encoding quinolinate synthase NadA, with amino-acid sequence MTAAALPIHDYALLDDAECDARIAAAKAKLGKRCIILGHHYQRDEVFKHADIYGDSLKLSREAAQSEAEYIVFCGVHFMAEVADILSRPEQIAILPDMAAGCSMADMANKVKVQQCWDELANIIDVENTVTPVTYINSAADLKAFCGQHGGIVCTSSNAQKILNWSFARREKVLFFPDQHLGRNTGFRMGIPLAQMVTWDFNKAQGGLTEQQIRDAKIILWKGHCSVHQAFQPEQIDNFKAKHPETIVISHPEACFEVCEKSDHIGSTEMILKIVREAEANTRWLVATELNLVNRLAQECKAQGKSVHFMAPTLSMCSTMFRTDPQHLCWVLENLAAGHVVNQVAVAAEQAALAKQALDNMLAAS